From the genome of Deltaproteobacteria bacterium:
ACCCCGGACCTCACAACGGGTGTGTATTACGAATATGATTTGAAGCGGACCCTGATCCTTCTCAATCATGAGGGGCGACAGGTACTGATCTCCGTTTCCAAGCAGACGGATCAATCCAATGTGGGTGAGCAGGGTTTCATTCTCGGTCATGACAATGACTGGAACTACTATTACTCCGGCAGGCCCGGCTCTGCAAGAACCGGCCTCGGATGGGTCAAGTCCTACATTTACGATTACTTTTCCGTAAATATTTATGTGGAATCCGGCACCTCCCCGGCCATGGTCAGAACCGGTGGTTTTCAATGGATCAAAGCCGGCTGGTCGGGCATCAACTTCGTCAAACCATCCCATATTATCCAGGGTATGAAACGTTTCGCCCAAAACACCCGCATGATTCTGGAATCGCCCCGCCTGCCCGCCTCGAATCAGATGGCCTCCGTATTTCACTGGCTCACGAACCTTCCTGACGGTGATCTATCCCATAAATACATGACCTTGCAGCGGGCCCAGCGTGTTTTGGCGGCCCAGACCGGAAAAATCAACAAAGCCGAAGCAGAGCGGCCCATTGTCCTGAAAAAAACATCGAAGGAACAGATGATCGAAGAGTTGATGCTGGAATACCTCAAACTGGTCCTGGGGAAGCCCACCTCTGTGGAGAAACACTTTTCCTTCATCCCTCCCGGGCCCTTGTCGTAAACAAACGCCCATATCGTTCCCGCCGGAAACGCCCGCACCCGCTTCTCGGGCGAAAGAAAGGGACCGGCACGGCGCACGGGGGCCATGCGGGGATGTCCGGGCATGACCCGTCGAAAAAGACGAGGTCCCGGAAACCCACAGCAGAAAATGGAGGAACGGCGGCACCACCCTGGGAGCGCGGCGCACCCCTTCCGGCCTGCAAATAGGTCAAGGCCGTCCGCAGCGGTTGGGCCTTCCTCTCCATGAAGGTTTTTTAAAACGCTGATTGAAAGAGGCTTTCATGAAAATCATCCTCGCGGGCTGTAATGTCGATTATGAAACGATCCTGGACGCAAAGGACGCGCTTCCGGACTCCCCCCCTCTGACACCGGAGACCATTTCCGCCGCTTACGCCCGTATCAGCCGCAGCCCCAAATCCGTCGAGACCTTGCGCACCATCGCCCGCATGGAGGTGGAAAAGGCCCGCCAATCGAACCAGAGCATCGTCTTTGAGATGGGACACAGTTCCATTGCCGAACATGCCGTCTTCAACATCGATATTATCGCTGTCTCCCGGCTCCTGGCGGAAGAAATCGAAAAGTTCCGTCTCTGTTCCTACACGGAAAAATCCCAGCGCTACGTCCTTTTGTCCGACGATTTCGTCATTCCCGAGGAAATCCGCGCCGCGGGCCTTGTGGAGCGGTTCAAGGGACTGGTACAAAAACAGAACGCCTTTTATCATACCCTGTACGGCCGGTTGCGTCCCTTCGTTTTTGCCGCGCACCCCGACCTGGCCAAGGATTCAAAAAACCGGGGTCTCCTGGAGGGCTGGGCGAAGGAAGACGCCCGCTACATCCTCTCCATGGCGACCCAGACCCAGCTCGGCATGACCCTCAACGCCCGGAACCTGGAACTTGTCGTACGACGGATGGCCGCCCATCCGCTGAAGGAAGCCAACGAATACGGACGAAAACTCTACGAAGCCGTCAAATCCGTGGCACCCTCGCTGATTCGCTATACCGAAAAAACGGATTACGACGCCCGGACCCGGACGGAGTTGAAGAGCCTCCTGTCCGATTACCTGACTACGGACCCCGGAGGGAACGGGACCCCCCCGGTCACGCCCGGTCATGGGCCGGAAACGGAGCCGGTGAAGCTGATCCACGTCACCCCAGGGGGAGACGAGCGGATCCTGGCCGCGTTTATCCACGGCGTCACCAACCGGGACAACGCGGATTGCCTGAAGGCGGCGTCCACCCTTACCCACGGCCGGAAGGAGGAAATCTTCCGGACGGCATTCCGCCACATGAAAAGCCATGACGCAGCCCCACGGGAACTGGAATGCGTCGACTTCATTTATGAACTGATCGTGAGCGCCGGCTGCTTCGCCCAGTTAAAACGCCACCGGATGGCGAAGATCCTCAGCCAGAATTACGACCCCGCCCTGGGTGGCACCATTCCCGAATCGATCCGGGAAATCGGCATGGCCCCGGCCTTCCGGGATATGATCGCCCTGACCGAGGATTTTTACGGGGATCTGCTGACCTCCGTGCCCGACGCCGCCGATTACTGCCTGACCAACGCCCACCGAAAACGGGTGCTCATGAAAATCAACGCGCGGGAGCTTTACCATATGGCCCGTCTCCGAACCGACCGCCACGCCCAGTGGGATATACGGAACCTGACCCGGGAAATGCTCGATCGGGCGCGCATGGCCATGCCCCTGACGCTCCTCATGGCGACGGGGAAAGACGACTTCGAGCAGCGCCGCCGGGAAGTCTTTGACGGCACGCCCCCCCTCCTTCCCGACAGGGATAAAACGATCTGACCGTTTCCGGCTTCCCGCCCGCACGATAATCGCCACCGTAAAATTACGCCCAAAATTATTGACATTGCTTCTTCCATTGGTTAAGAGGGCTTTAGACTCAACAAACTTGACCGGCAGGGAGATTTATGAAAAAGAAAAAAGACTACCTGAAGAAACCCGTCCAACACATCGATATCACATCAATTCACGCGCTTCCCATCATCGACGCGATGCGGGAAATGTCCTTCACCGCCCGGGAACTGGCCAACGCGGCGGACATTTACAACCGGATGCTCGCCGACCCGGATTGCGCCATCATGCTGACCATCGCCGGTTCCACCAGCGCCGCCGGCTGCATGCAGCTTTACGCGGACCTGGTCAGATACAACATGGTCGATGCCGTGGTGGCCACCGGCGCCACCATTGTGGACATGGACTTCTTCGAGGCCCTGGGTTTCAGACATTACCAGGGCACGGCGACGGCGGATGACGGGGAACTCCGCCGCCTTTACATCGACCGGATCTACGACACCTATATCGACGAGGAGCAGCTTCAGACCTGTGATAAAACCATTGGAATCATC
Proteins encoded in this window:
- a CDS encoding FAD-dependent thymidylate synthase — its product is MKIILAGCNVDYETILDAKDALPDSPPLTPETISAAYARISRSPKSVETLRTIARMEVEKARQSNQSIVFEMGHSSIAEHAVFNIDIIAVSRLLAEEIEKFRLCSYTEKSQRYVLLSDDFVIPEEIRAAGLVERFKGLVQKQNAFYHTLYGRLRPFVFAAHPDLAKDSKNRGLLEGWAKEDARYILSMATQTQLGMTLNARNLELVVRRMAAHPLKEANEYGRKLYEAVKSVAPSLIRYTEKTDYDARTRTELKSLLSDYLTTDPGGNGTPPVTPGHGPETEPVKLIHVTPGGDERILAAFIHGVTNRDNADCLKAASTLTHGRKEEIFRTAFRHMKSHDAAPRELECVDFIYELIVSAGCFAQLKRHRMAKILSQNYDPALGGTIPESIREIGMAPAFRDMIALTEDFYGDLLTSVPDAADYCLTNAHRKRVLMKINARELYHMARLRTDRHAQWDIRNLTREMLDRARMAMPLTLLMATGKDDFEQRRREVFDGTPPLLPDRDKTI